A single genomic interval of Asinibacterium sp. OR53 harbors:
- a CDS encoding YggS family pyridoxal phosphate-dependent enzyme, with translation MPVDIAQYQSVLRTLSSSHTTLVAVSKTKPAADIQTLYDLGQRDFGENYVQELTEKEAILPKDIRWHFIGHLQSNKVKYIAPFVHLVHGVDSFKLLKEIDKQAAKCNRKINCLLQVHIAQEETKFGLDEQELSEVIAALDTLQHVQVKGLMGMASFSNDTSKLREEFHTLKSLFDRYKNTQQPWSVLSMGMSSDYTIAIEEGSTLVRIGSLLFGAR, from the coding sequence ATGCCGGTGGATATTGCCCAATACCAATCTGTTTTACGAACCCTATCATCCAGTCATACTACACTGGTAGCAGTGAGCAAGACCAAACCCGCAGCCGATATTCAAACGCTGTACGATTTGGGACAGCGTGATTTCGGTGAAAACTACGTACAGGAACTGACTGAGAAAGAAGCGATACTGCCTAAAGACATCCGCTGGCATTTTATTGGCCACCTGCAAAGCAATAAAGTAAAATACATAGCGCCCTTTGTGCACCTGGTACATGGCGTAGATAGTTTTAAGCTGCTCAAAGAGATCGATAAGCAAGCCGCCAAATGCAATAGAAAGATCAATTGTTTACTGCAAGTGCATATTGCACAGGAAGAAACCAAGTTCGGACTCGATGAACAGGAACTAAGCGAAGTAATAGCTGCATTGGATACCTTGCAACACGTACAGGTAAAAGGATTGATGGGCATGGCCAGCTTCAGCAACGACACTTCCAAATTGCGCGAAGAATTCCACACCCTCAAATCTTTGTTCGATCGGTATAAAAATACACAACAGCCCTGGTCTGTATTGAGCATGGGCATGAGCAGTGATTATACCATTGCCATCGAAGAAGGCAGTACCCTGGTAAGGATCGGCAGTCTGTTATTCGGCGCCCGTTGA
- a CDS encoding amidohydrolase, with product MRKKTLVIFLFFASAVSAQQIPANYSKLVTDVTPKVVEWRRYFHEHPELSNREVNTGAYIASYLKSLGLEVKSPIARTGVVAVLKGGRPGPVVALRADIDALPVTERTPVPFASKITTSYGGQTVGVMHACGHDSHIAMLMGTATVLKQMQQQVPGTVVFLFQPAEEGAPGTEEGGAPLMIKEGALDNPKVEAVFGLHIAASIPVGEIWYKSGAFMASSDWFTIKVKGRGAHGSAPWMGIDPITTAAQIIEGLQHIVSRESDITKAPVVVSVGAIHSGVRSNIIPETCEMIGTIRTLDSKMQKEVHERIKNTAEHIAASCGATAEVTIETKTLVTYNDPALVKKTLSSLVTAAGADKTKEMNWITGSEDFSYYGEKVPSFFFDLGALPKGKDPKTAPSHHTADFYIDESGFDVGVKAFCQLVFDYAKTK from the coding sequence ATGAGAAAAAAGACCTTGGTTATTTTCCTGTTTTTTGCATCTGCCGTTTCTGCGCAACAGATACCCGCGAACTACTCTAAATTAGTGACAGATGTGACGCCTAAAGTTGTTGAATGGCGCCGTTATTTTCATGAACATCCCGAATTATCCAACCGGGAAGTCAATACAGGCGCCTATATAGCCAGTTATTTAAAATCGTTGGGATTGGAAGTGAAGTCCCCTATTGCCCGTACCGGCGTAGTAGCTGTTTTAAAAGGTGGCCGCCCGGGTCCGGTGGTAGCATTGCGCGCCGATATCGATGCCTTGCCGGTAACAGAACGTACGCCTGTTCCCTTTGCTTCCAAAATAACCACTTCTTACGGCGGACAAACCGTGGGTGTTATGCATGCATGTGGCCATGATTCGCATATTGCTATGCTGATGGGTACTGCTACCGTTCTGAAACAAATGCAGCAGCAGGTACCCGGCACTGTGGTATTCCTGTTCCAGCCTGCCGAAGAAGGCGCTCCCGGTACTGAAGAAGGTGGTGCACCCCTGATGATCAAAGAAGGGGCGCTGGACAATCCCAAGGTAGAAGCGGTATTCGGATTACACATTGCTGCCAGCATACCCGTAGGAGAAATATGGTATAAATCCGGCGCTTTCATGGCTTCTTCCGATTGGTTTACCATCAAAGTGAAAGGCCGTGGTGCGCATGGCTCTGCACCCTGGATGGGCATTGATCCGATTACCACCGCTGCTCAGATCATCGAAGGCCTGCAGCATATTGTGAGCCGCGAGTCAGATATTACAAAGGCACCTGTTGTAGTCAGCGTAGGCGCTATTCATTCAGGCGTGCGCAGCAACATCATTCCCGAAACATGCGAAATGATCGGCACCATTCGCACGCTCGACAGCAAAATGCAGAAAGAAGTGCATGAACGCATCAAGAACACCGCAGAACATATTGCCGCCAGTTGTGGCGCTACTGCTGAAGTAACCATTGAAACGAAAACACTGGTTACTTATAACGATCCTGCATTGGTGAAGAAAACCCTTTCTTCTTTAGTAACTGCCGCCGGTGCAGATAAGACAAAAGAAATGAACTGGATCACCGGCTCTGAAGATTTTTCCTATTACGGAGAGAAAGTACCTTCTTTCTTTTTCGATCTGGGTGCATTGCCCAAAGGCAAGGATCCGAAAACAGCGCCTTCACATCATACAGCCGATTTCTATATCGATGAAAGCGGTTTTGATGTAGGTGTAAAAGCATTCTGCCAATTGGTTTTCGATTACGCCAAAACCAAATAA